A portion of the Candidatus Abyssobacteria bacterium SURF_5 genome contains these proteins:
- a CDS encoding MinD/ParA family protein, whose translation MTRMTERSPMEGSPIQSKKVITVAGCKGGVGKSIIAAGLALEFGRAGKNVILVDADLGGANLHTYLGIQAPRLVINDYLSRKVQSMEEVVLPTDYEGVRFISSAGNVPSLANPKFAQKMKIINSVMSLKADIILVDIGAGSSYDVMDFFSMTNKGILVTVPEPTSIINSYGFVKNVVYRRFNIMFRQFPLVMDLVKRGMNPDSQNGIPAIKDLLGELAIADPESWLKAKSMLSSFQPNIIVNMTSSESDAKLGEKLRAIIMKYLSVKASCLGHVPEDTSVRAAAKKMVPFSVLQPNSAASQSVQTLVQRLMGQKEEVLAESTAAVTAEENVETPS comes from the coding sequence ATGACGAGAATGACTGAGCGATCGCCAATGGAAGGTTCGCCTATCCAGTCAAAAAAAGTGATCACTGTCGCCGGCTGTAAAGGCGGCGTCGGCAAGAGCATAATTGCCGCCGGTCTTGCGCTCGAATTCGGGAGGGCCGGCAAGAACGTGATTCTTGTCGATGCAGATCTCGGCGGAGCAAACCTGCACACCTACCTCGGGATACAGGCGCCCCGCCTCGTCATCAATGACTACCTTTCCCGCAAGGTACAATCGATGGAGGAGGTCGTTCTGCCGACCGATTACGAAGGAGTGCGCTTCATCAGCAGCGCGGGCAATGTTCCCAGCCTGGCCAATCCGAAATTCGCCCAAAAAATGAAGATTATCAACAGCGTGATGTCGCTCAAGGCCGACATCATTCTCGTCGATATAGGGGCGGGCAGTTCTTACGACGTGATGGATTTCTTCTCGATGACCAACAAAGGCATCCTCGTGACCGTACCCGAACCGACGTCGATCATCAACAGCTACGGATTCGTGAAGAACGTCGTCTATAGGCGATTCAATATTATGTTTCGCCAGTTCCCGCTCGTGATGGACCTGGTCAAGCGGGGAATGAATCCGGACTCGCAGAATGGTATTCCCGCAATCAAGGACCTGCTTGGAGAACTGGCAATTGCAGACCCCGAGAGCTGGCTGAAGGCAAAATCGATGCTTTCGAGCTTCCAGCCCAACATCATTGTGAACATGACCTCATCGGAAAGCGACGCGAAACTGGGTGAAAAACTGAGAGCCATCATCATGAAATATCTCTCGGTGAAAGCCTCTTGCCTTGGTCATGTTCCGGAGGATACATCAGTTCGTGCAGCGGCCAAGAAGATGGTTCCGTTCAGCGTGCTCCAGCCGAATTCGGCCGCCTCACAGTCGGTTCAGACGCTGGTCCAGCGTTTGATGGGTCAAAAAGAAGAAGTATTGGCGGAAAGTACGGCCGCGGTAACGGCGGAAGAGAATGTGGAGACGCCCTCCTAG